One Roseimaritima multifibrata DNA window includes the following coding sequences:
- a CDS encoding TspO/MBR family protein translates to MTWRDWYDALHKPTWTPEPSTISLIWQLIYPIILVTFVFVFYKAARKQIPRPIAIPFILNLIANIAFTPILFGLQNLPLAALDIAIVWLTILWAMKAIWPHYRWVALAQIPYLIWVTIATFLQFTITATNW, encoded by the coding sequence ATGACTTGGCGAGACTGGTACGACGCGCTCCACAAACCAACATGGACCCCCGAACCATCGACGATCAGCCTAATCTGGCAGCTTATTTATCCGATCATTTTGGTCACGTTCGTGTTCGTTTTTTACAAAGCCGCACGCAAACAAATTCCCAGACCAATCGCGATTCCGTTCATCCTCAACTTGATCGCCAACATCGCCTTTACCCCGATCCTTTTCGGACTGCAGAATCTTCCCTTAGCCGCCCTCGACATCGCCATCGTCTGGCTAACCATTCTTTGGGCAATGAAAGCAATCTGGCCGCACTACCGCTGGGTCGCTCTAGCACAGATCCCCTACCTAATCTGGGTCACCATAGCAACCTTCCTCCAGTTCACCATCACCGCCACCAACTGGTAA
- the cydB gene encoding cytochrome d ubiquinol oxidase subunit II: MSYDLLTFIWFVLLGVLLCGYTILDGFDLGVGILHPFLAKDDRERRLVMNSIGPLWDGNEVWLVTFGGALFAAFPVAYATVFSSFYTAFYLLLTCLIGRAVSLEFRSKVHSKPWRKFWDVGFFLSSFTAAFLLGVAGGNTMAGMELGPKYLYEGNLLSQIYWYPLLVGCLTVSLFALHGAIYLYLKTEDELQARVRRAITPLLYAFATLYIIVTIATWAHVPHATENIAAYPILWIVPALNVLAIMNIPRAMHLGKPAYAFFTSSMVILALASLFSVAVFPNFMRSTIDPAYNVTLENARSSAGTLKTMLVIALIGMPCVISYTVIIYWIFRGKVKLDSNSY, translated from the coding sequence ATGAGTTACGACCTACTTACCTTTATTTGGTTTGTGCTCCTGGGCGTGCTGCTTTGTGGTTACACGATCCTAGACGGTTTCGATCTGGGCGTCGGCATCCTTCATCCCTTCCTCGCCAAAGACGACCGCGAACGCCGCCTGGTGATGAATTCGATCGGTCCGTTGTGGGACGGAAACGAAGTATGGTTGGTTACATTTGGAGGTGCACTTTTTGCGGCTTTCCCGGTCGCCTATGCGACGGTTTTCAGCAGTTTTTACACGGCGTTTTATCTTCTGTTGACCTGTTTGATCGGTCGCGCCGTCAGTTTGGAATTCCGCTCCAAGGTGCATTCCAAACCCTGGCGAAAATTTTGGGATGTCGGTTTCTTCCTCTCCTCTTTCACCGCTGCATTCCTGCTGGGCGTCGCCGGGGGCAACACCATGGCTGGCATGGAACTGGGGCCGAAGTATCTCTACGAAGGGAATCTGCTAAGTCAAATCTATTGGTATCCATTGCTGGTCGGCTGCCTAACGGTCTCACTCTTTGCGTTGCACGGAGCCATCTACCTCTACTTGAAAACCGAAGACGAACTGCAAGCTCGCGTACGCCGAGCGATCACTCCACTTCTTTATGCGTTTGCAACGCTCTATATCATCGTAACGATTGCAACCTGGGCACATGTTCCGCACGCCACCGAGAATATCGCAGCCTATCCAATCCTCTGGATTGTCCCCGCGCTGAACGTGCTTGCGATTATGAACATTCCAAGGGCGATGCACTTGGGCAAACCAGCTTACGCGTTTTTTACATCTTCGATGGTGATCCTGGCATTGGCTTCCCTGTTCAGCGTCGCGGTTTTTCCTAATTTCATGCGGTCCACGATCGACCCCGCGTACAACGTCACACTAGAAAACGCAAGAAGTAGTGCCGGCACTTTAAAGACGATGCTGGTCATCGCCCTGATCGGAATGCCGTGTGTGATTAGTTACACCGTAATCATCTACTGGATCTTTCGCGGCAAGGTGAAACTAGATTCGAACAGTTATTGA
- a CDS encoding DsrE family protein, whose amino-acid sequence MNRSRFPAFVLMLVISLPMTLSAQQGNGPGFHGGRGPGGGQGQGRGQGGRGAQQNAQHQGQAHGHGHDDRHAKDRELFQFLLQNHDKIKRNVKQLPNGVETLTESDVPEIAAKIQEHVEWMTHRIENANPIRMRDPLFAEIFKNTKKIRMVHEDTEKGVRVTETSDDPYVAKLIQAHAKVVSEFVKNGFAEAMKNHPVPKDQPTKPHQTAHPVIQGHGPVVHLPGAAQQPKTGTKILVDLTRGSNPKQLNAGLEKVAKYVNIYAGAGADPADVKIAVVFHGDATLAVLNPDAYSEEFNTTENPNLALLHELHESNVELYVCGQSLISKGADPKDVAVFVKTAVSALTTVVNHQADGYAYVPLGK is encoded by the coding sequence ATGAATCGTTCACGTTTTCCAGCGTTTGTCCTGATGCTAGTAATCTCGCTCCCAATGACGCTCAGTGCGCAGCAAGGGAATGGGCCGGGCTTCCACGGTGGTCGTGGTCCTGGTGGCGGACAAGGCCAAGGTAGAGGCCAAGGGGGCAGGGGAGCCCAACAAAATGCGCAGCATCAAGGGCAAGCGCATGGGCATGGGCATGACGATCGGCATGCCAAAGATCGCGAACTGTTTCAGTTCCTTTTGCAGAATCACGACAAGATCAAACGAAACGTCAAACAACTTCCCAACGGAGTGGAAACACTGACGGAATCGGACGTCCCCGAAATCGCTGCAAAAATCCAGGAACATGTCGAGTGGATGACACATCGCATTGAAAACGCGAATCCGATTCGGATGCGTGATCCGCTGTTCGCGGAAATATTCAAAAACACCAAAAAGATCCGAATGGTTCACGAGGACACCGAAAAAGGTGTTCGCGTCACCGAAACCTCAGACGATCCGTATGTCGCCAAACTGATTCAGGCTCACGCCAAAGTGGTCTCTGAGTTTGTCAAAAATGGATTCGCCGAAGCGATGAAGAATCACCCGGTCCCCAAGGACCAGCCAACCAAACCGCACCAGACCGCGCACCCTGTCATCCAAGGGCACGGCCCCGTCGTTCATCTTCCCGGCGCAGCACAGCAACCGAAAACGGGCACCAAAATCTTGGTCGACCTAACCCGCGGAAGCAATCCCAAACAACTGAATGCTGGTTTGGAGAAAGTTGCCAAGTATGTCAACATCTACGCCGGAGCAGGCGCGGATCCCGCCGACGTGAAGATTGCAGTCGTTTTCCATGGGGATGCGACGTTGGCGGTATTGAACCCCGACGCTTATTCCGAGGAATTCAACACAACTGAAAATCCTAATCTCGCGTTACTGCATGAACTACATGAATCGAACGTGGAACTGTACGTCTGCGGACAGTCGTTGATTTCCAAGGGCGCCGACCCAAAAGATGTCGCGGTGTTTGTTAAAACAGCAGTCTCCGCATTGACAACCGTGGTCAATCACCAAGCGGATGGGTATGCCTATGTGCCCCTTGGGAAATAG
- a CDS encoding cytochrome ubiquinol oxidase subunit I, protein MMDVEILSRIQFAGTIMFHYLFPPLSIGLGLQLFLCELAFFRTRNPAWEAAARFWTRVFAVNFAMGVSTGIVMEFEFGTNWAVYSRFVGDVFGSALAAEGIFAFFLESGFLAVLVFGWDRVGPGMHLFSTLMVFLGSMFSAVWIVVANSWQQTPAGYHIVWHDVQGEMMPRAEVTDFWAMVFNPSSVDRLTHTLIGALVLGAFFVASVCSYYLLKNRHEEVARRCLSIALPTALLFTIAAAMTGHHSAQQLVDTQPAKLAAMEAHFKTTEDPTGLYLFGWPDTKNEKVHFGVKLPYLLSLMVYNDPMKPVPGMDKIPDDERPPIWLPFQTFHLMVGLGTLMIGVSGFACLSWYRNTFGKQRWLLWAIVCMPVAAMTANQAGWITAEVGRQPWIVYPSVQDGVQMMGLRTADGLSESVTAEQVLSSIILFGIIYSLLFAVWVFVLNNKIQHGPESSEELTEYKRKRHAQTMADKFRQSSGSHGGDMMEDENV, encoded by the coding sequence TTGATGGACGTTGAAATACTCAGTCGGATACAGTTTGCGGGAACGATTATGTTCCACTACCTGTTTCCGCCACTCTCAATTGGACTAGGACTGCAACTATTCCTTTGCGAACTCGCGTTCTTTAGGACTCGCAATCCGGCCTGGGAGGCCGCAGCTCGATTTTGGACTCGAGTGTTTGCGGTCAACTTTGCGATGGGCGTATCCACCGGCATCGTGATGGAGTTCGAATTCGGCACGAACTGGGCGGTCTACTCGCGATTTGTTGGCGATGTATTTGGTTCAGCATTAGCGGCCGAGGGGATTTTTGCCTTCTTTTTAGAAAGCGGCTTTCTGGCGGTGCTGGTCTTCGGCTGGGATCGCGTTGGGCCCGGGATGCATCTATTTAGTACGCTGATGGTTTTTCTGGGGTCGATGTTTAGCGCGGTCTGGATTGTGGTCGCTAACAGTTGGCAGCAGACCCCCGCCGGCTACCACATTGTCTGGCACGACGTGCAAGGCGAAATGATGCCGCGAGCGGAGGTGACCGATTTCTGGGCGATGGTGTTCAACCCTTCCTCAGTCGATCGACTAACCCACACGCTGATCGGAGCCTTGGTTCTTGGTGCCTTTTTCGTGGCGTCGGTTTGCTCGTATTATCTACTCAAGAATCGGCATGAAGAGGTTGCTCGGCGATGTCTCTCGATTGCCCTGCCAACGGCCCTGCTATTCACGATCGCCGCGGCAATGACGGGGCACCACTCCGCTCAGCAGCTTGTGGATACCCAACCGGCTAAACTTGCCGCGATGGAGGCACACTTCAAGACCACCGAAGATCCAACCGGACTGTATCTGTTCGGATGGCCGGACACGAAAAACGAAAAAGTTCACTTCGGAGTCAAACTGCCCTACCTGCTTAGCTTGATGGTCTACAACGATCCGATGAAACCAGTCCCCGGGATGGACAAAATCCCCGATGACGAACGTCCTCCGATTTGGCTTCCTTTCCAAACTTTTCACCTAATGGTTGGTTTGGGAACGCTGATGATTGGCGTTTCCGGATTCGCTTGCCTTTCTTGGTACCGAAACACTTTCGGCAAACAACGTTGGCTTCTCTGGGCCATCGTATGCATGCCAGTCGCTGCGATGACGGCCAATCAAGCTGGATGGATTACCGCAGAAGTCGGCAGGCAACCCTGGATCGTTTATCCCTCGGTTCAAGACGGAGTCCAGATGATGGGATTGCGAACCGCCGACGGATTAAGCGAATCGGTGACCGCCGAACAAGTCCTTAGCAGCATCATCTTGTTCGGGATCATCTACTCGCTGTTATTCGCCGTCTGGGTGTTTGTGCTGAACAATAAGATCCAACATGGCCCGGAGAGCAGTGAAGAATTGACCGAGTACAAACGCAAGCGACATGCCCAAACGATGGCCGATAAATTCAGACAAAGCAGCGGCTCACATGGCGGCGATATGATGGAGGACGAAAACGTATGA
- a CDS encoding methyltransferase family protein has protein sequence MFLWLLVGAQFALAALLVLTTSWIPIPWVAILVAAPGILLAVSASSKIGLRRVRIHPAATESTQLVTSGPYGVVRHPMYTGLLWFTAALLLSGFAWCRLLSWLGLLLVLRIKAGHEEHFLEDCFPRYIDYRKNVGQLVPKLHRLFRSQATK, from the coding sequence ATGTTTCTATGGTTACTGGTTGGGGCACAATTTGCATTGGCGGCCCTGCTTGTACTGACCACTTCCTGGATCCCTATACCTTGGGTTGCGATTCTGGTCGCCGCTCCGGGCATCTTATTGGCGGTAAGCGCTTCGTCGAAAATTGGGTTGCGGCGAGTCCGCATCCATCCGGCTGCAACCGAGTCGACGCAGCTGGTCACCAGTGGCCCCTACGGAGTCGTTCGCCACCCGATGTACACAGGGTTGTTGTGGTTCACGGCTGCTTTGTTATTAAGCGGATTCGCTTGGTGCAGACTTCTCAGCTGGCTTGGGTTGCTGTTGGTGCTTCGTATCAAAGCAGGCCACGAAGAGCATTTTCTAGAAGATTGTTTTCCCCGATACATCGATTATCGAAAAAACGTCGGCCAGCTCGTCCCCAAGCTTCACCGCCTTTTCCGCTCACAGGCCACAAAGTAG